AAGAAGGTCGCCGCGTAGACGAACCCGATTCCCATCGAGGGGAGGCTCGTCCCGAGGGGGACGTTCGCGTTCGCGTTTCGGAGGGTCGGTGCGAGGAAGACGATCGAGAGGCCGCTTCCGAGCATGAAGACGAGATCTTGCCACATCATCATAATCACTTACTCGGTCACGAGTTAATAACTTGCGCGGTATTGAAATGGATCATTAGGCCTGATTGTCGCCGATTTCGGACGGTTCGGCGACCGGCCTACGGCGTCGGTGGTAGTGCCCGGCGAATAACCTGTAATTACGCCGGGGTACAGCGCTCGAATTTCGGGTAGTTCCCGATTAGGAGTCGTTGTGCTGTCCTCAGTCGCGTCCCTGGCCGCGACCGCGCCCTCGACCGCCACGCTGGGCGGGGTCCGCCAGCGTCGCGACGCCGCTCTCCTCGAGGATGCGGCGGCCGGACTCGACGAGCCGGTGGCGCCGGCGCTCGGCGGCGGGGTTGATGAGGTCGCCGTCGTACTTGACGAGATCGCCGTCGACGAGCACCGTGTCGACGTTCTCGATGCCGGACTGGAAGACGATCGTTTCGACCGGATCGTGGGCCGGCGTCGTGTTGAGGTCGTCCGTCTCGAAGAGCACGACGTCCGCCCGCTTGCCAGGGGTCAGCGAGCCGACCTGATCCTCGAGGCCGAGCGCGCGGGCGCCCTCGATGGTCGCGAACTCGAGGGCCTGCCGGGCGGTCAGCGAGAGGTCGCTGACCTGCTCGCCGGCCTCGACGGTCGGCTGGTTGTCGAGGGCGCGCTGAGTCTGCAGGGCGAACCGGGTCTGCGTGAACATGTCGCCGCTGACGTTCGAGACGATGTCGACGCCGAGCGACGGGATCGCGCCGGCGTCGAGCGTCTGGCGCAGCGCCGGCATCCCCATCCCCATCTGCATCTCGACTTCCGGCGTGATCGAGACCGAGCCGCCGGAGTCGCCGATGAGTTCGAACTCCCGCTCGGTGAGCCGGTTGGCGTGAACGTAGTTCAGGTCGTCCCCGAGCAGCCCGAGTTCCTCGAGGGTCTCGACGCCGCCGGGCCCCAGCGAGCCGATGTGCATGGACGCGGGAATCCCGAGTTCGCGCGCGAGTTCGATGTCCCGCGCGACGACCTCGTCGGTCGAGTAGTCGGGACCGCGGATCCCCATCGCCAGCGTCAGCAGGCCGTCGTTGGCGGGGAACCGTTCCCGGTGGAGCCGACGAATGTCGTCTGGGTGGGTCTCGGTGCTCTCCTCCCACCACGTCGCGCTGTCGTCGCCCGGCGGGCCGTGCGCGAAGACGGCGCGCACGCCGGCGTCCTCGAGGCCGTCGATCGCCCGGTCGGTGTGCTCGGGCGAGTTGGCGATGTGGAACCAGTCGAGGATCGTCGTCGCGCCGGCGTTGAGCTGCTCGAGCGCGCCGAAGAGGTTGCCCAGATAGGCGTCCTCGGGCTCGTAGTGGCTGCTGATCTCCCCGAGCATCGTCTCGAGGTACTCCATGAACGACCAGTCGCCGGCGATGCCGCGGACGCCGGCCTGCCACGTGTGCAGGTGAGCGTTAACGAATCCGGGGGCGACGATGGCGTCGCCGGCGTCGATCGTCGCTGCACCGGGCGCGTCGATGTTGCTGTCGATGCGCTCGATCCGTCCGTCTTCGACGAGCAGATCGGCGCTCTCGAGGATTCCGAGGTCGGGGTCGACCGTCACGATCGTCCCGTTCGTAACCAGCAGGCGGTCACCCGCGCTGTTCCCGCGGGCGTTGCCCTTCCCGCTCTTTTCGCCTCCATCAGCGCTGCCGACGGACGCAAACGACAGGCCCGCCAGCGCGCCGGCACCGAGGCCGAGGTAGTTGCGTCGCGAGACGCCGGAGTCGTCCGTCGATCGGTCGTCAGTTGGCATGACTGGACTCGAGTTACCGTACCGGCTGCATCGGAATGGAAATTGGTTCGGCACATTCCAACTCGTTCCGGATAGCTATCACGTTCGGTAACTCTCGGCGGTAGCGTCACTCATCGGTCGGTTTCTCGGCCTCGAGGAGTGCTGGGGAGTGGCAGGAATAGCAGTTGGAAACGAACGGTCAGTTGTGATAGTGGGACCGTGCTTGAGACCCGTAGCCGTCGGTCGTCAGTCGTCGCTCGGCGTCGTCATCGCCTGCACCACGGGATCGCCGGTGTCGGTCGAAACGAAGGTCTCGGCGAGCCACGCCTCGGCGCGCGTCAGTCGGTACTGCAGCGTCGAGGTCGGAACGTCCTCGGCCTCGGCGATCTCCTGGATCGACATTCGGCGCGGCGTCTCGTAGTAGCCGTACTCGACTGCCAACTCGAGCGCCTCGCGCTGTTTGTAGGGGAGTTCGGCGCCCCCGGCGTGCTCGTCGGGCCACTCCGTCTCACCGGTAACGCGCTCGAACTCGAGGGAGAGGCCGTCCCGGAGGTTCGCGCTGAGTTCCTCGTAGACGGGACGGATCGCGACGTCGTCTTCGGCGAGGATACGCCACTTGTACTCGTGACCGTGCTGTTCGGCGCGACAGAGCGCGCCGTCGCCGAGGTGTTTCGCGGCGAGGTACGGAACGGAGCGACAGCCCGCGCCCTCCGACTGGCGCGAGTAGATGAGCCGCCGCGTCGGGCGTTCGGCGAGAGTCTCGTAGCGCCAGTCGATTTGACAGCCGCCCATCCCGCGCAGGCTGGAACACCGCGAGAGGTCCTCGAGGCGGTCGTCGTAGACCGCCAGCGCCTCCGTCGGGCCGGTCACCTCGTCCAGCCGCCACATCGTGTCCGCGGTCGCGTGACAGGAGATCGTCCGCGCGTACAGCCCGGGGTTGTCGACGAAGACGTCCATCAGGTGGTCCGCACCCCGCTCGTAGGTGATCGTGAAGGCGAACTCGCGCATAGGAGAGTCATCGGCGAGCGCCCCAATGAACGCACCGTTGGCATATCTCAACGCCAGTTAGAATTCGAGAGAGAAGAAAACGCGGAGAGCAGAAGCGGTCGGTTCGGACGACGGACTCAGCCCTCGAGCACGCCGTCGGAAACGAGTTCCTCGCGGGCGTCGGCCATCGAGGTGACGACGACGTCGCAGTGGGGTTCGACCGCCGGCTTCGGGTCGAAACCGATCGCCAGTCCCGCGACCTTCAGCATCGGCAGGTCGTTCGCGCCGTCGCCGACCGCGACGGTGTCGTCGAGGTCGACGCCGACGTCGTCGGCCAGATCCTCGAGGGCGTCGTCCTTCGTGCCCTCGATCAGCGGCCCCTCGACCGCGCCGGTCAATTCGGTACCGTCGGCGTTCATCGGCAGGCGGTTCGAGACGATGTGGTCGACCGAGACGCCCTCGCGCTCTAAGGCGGCCGCGACGCCCCGTTCGAAGCCGCCGGTCAGGATGGCGGTGGTGACGCCGGCTTCGTTCAGTTCGGCGATCAGGTCGGCCGCACCCTCGCGCAGGACGACCTCGTCGAAGGCGGCTTCAGCCTCCTCGGCGGCGAGGCCCTCGAGCAGGGCCGCGCGCTCGCGGAGGCTCTCGGCGTAGCCGATCTCGTCGTTCATCGCGCGTTCGGTGATCTCGGCCATGTCCTCGGCGACCCCGCAGCGCTGCCCGAGCAGGACCGTCATCTCGGAGTCCGAAAGCGTTCCGTCGAAGTCGAAAGCGACGACTGTCATCGACCGCCGATTGTGCGGCCCCGAATAAACCAGTTCAGGTTTCCCGCTCGCGCCTCCTCGAGACGGCGAGGATCGCGTCGGGTACGAGGGGGACGGCTCGAACCGACGGGGGTCGACGCGAAGCCACAAGTATATGACTGCCGTAGGGAGTATTTCTCGCGTGACCGACGACGGGGCGCCGCCATCTGCAGAGCCGCCAGCAGCCGACAGACTTGCACCGCCGCGCTCGCCGTTCGACGAGGGCGACTTCTTCCGACAGCTCGTGGCGAACACCTCCGAGGGACTGCTCACCATCGACGAACACAGCCGGATCCTCTTCGCGAATCCGGCCATTGAGGAGATCCTCGGCTACGAGCCCGCCGAACTCGTCGGCGAGTCGAAGATGGTGCTCATCCCCGAACGGCTCCGGCCGGCCCACGCCGCCGGCCTCGAGAAGTACCTCCGGACGGGCGAGAAACACATCGACTGGGACGGGATCGAACTCCCGGCGCTGCACAAGGACGGCCACGAGGTGCCGGTACTGGTGAGCCTCCGCGAGCACAGCTACAAAGGACAGCGGATCTTCACCGGCCTCTTCCGGGACATCTCCGACCGGAAGGAGCGCCGACGTCGCTTCGAGGCGGTTTTTAACAACACGTACCAGCTAACCGGCCTCCTCGAGCCCGACGGAACGCTCCTCGAGGTCAACCGGACGGCCCTGGAGTTCGCCGGCGTCGAGCGCGACGACGTCGTCGGGAAGCCGCTGTGGGAAGCCCCCTGTTTCGCCGCGAACGAGGAGGGACGGACGGTCTCGCGGACGGGCGTCGACCGGGCCAGCGACGGCGAGTTCTTCCGGGACGAACTCCGCGTTCAGGGAGCAAACCGAACCGCCGTCATCGACTTCTCGATCCGGCCGATCGACCGCGACGGGGGCAAGCCGCAACTGCTCGTCGTCGAAGGCCGAGACGTGACCGCCCTCAAGCGGCGCGAACGACACTTGCAGGTCCTCCACCGCCTGCTCC
The DNA window shown above is from Halopiger xanaduensis SH-6 and carries:
- a CDS encoding amidohydrolase family protein, producing the protein MPTDDRSTDDSGVSRRNYLGLGAGALAGLSFASVGSADGGEKSGKGNARGNSAGDRLLVTNGTIVTVDPDLGILESADLLVEDGRIERIDSNIDAPGAATIDAGDAIVAPGFVNAHLHTWQAGVRGIAGDWSFMEYLETMLGEISSHYEPEDAYLGNLFGALEQLNAGATTILDWFHIANSPEHTDRAIDGLEDAGVRAVFAHGPPGDDSATWWEESTETHPDDIRRLHRERFPANDGLLTLAMGIRGPDYSTDEVVARDIELARELGIPASMHIGSLGPGGVETLEELGLLGDDLNYVHANRLTEREFELIGDSGGSVSITPEVEMQMGMGMPALRQTLDAGAIPSLGVDIVSNVSGDMFTQTRFALQTQRALDNQPTVEAGEQVSDLSLTARQALEFATIEGARALGLEDQVGSLTPGKRADVVLFETDDLNTTPAHDPVETIVFQSGIENVDTVLVDGDLVKYDGDLINPAAERRRHRLVESGRRILEESGVATLADPAQRGGRGRGRGQGRD
- a CDS encoding helix-turn-helix domain-containing protein → MREFAFTITYERGADHLMDVFVDNPGLYARTISCHATADTMWRLDEVTGPTEALAVYDDRLEDLSRCSSLRGMGGCQIDWRYETLAERPTRRLIYSRQSEGAGCRSVPYLAAKHLGDGALCRAEQHGHEYKWRILAEDDVAIRPVYEELSANLRDGLSLEFERVTGETEWPDEHAGGAELPYKQREALELAVEYGYYETPRRMSIQEIAEAEDVPTSTLQYRLTRAEAWLAETFVSTDTGDPVVQAMTTPSDD
- the serB gene encoding phosphoserine phosphatase SerB — translated: MTVVAFDFDGTLSDSEMTVLLGQRCGVAEDMAEITERAMNDEIGYAESLRERAALLEGLAAEEAEAAFDEVVLREGAADLIAELNEAGVTTAILTGGFERGVAAALEREGVSVDHIVSNRLPMNADGTELTGAVEGPLIEGTKDDALEDLADDVGVDLDDTVAVGDGANDLPMLKVAGLAIGFDPKPAVEPHCDVVVTSMADAREELVSDGVLEG
- a CDS encoding sensor histidine kinase, encoding MTAVGSISRVTDDGAPPSAEPPAADRLAPPRSPFDEGDFFRQLVANTSEGLLTIDEHSRILFANPAIEEILGYEPAELVGESKMVLIPERLRPAHAAGLEKYLRTGEKHIDWDGIELPALHKDGHEVPVLVSLREHSYKGQRIFTGLFRDISDRKERRRRFEAVFNNTYQLTGLLEPDGTLLEVNRTALEFAGVERDDVVGKPLWEAPCFAANEEGRTVSRTGVDRASDGEFFRDELRVQGANRTAVIDFSIRPIDRDGGKPQLLVVEGRDVTALKRRERHLQVLHRLLRHNLRNDLNAIHGFAELLLEELECEFESGGAGGAADTASLPADRADDLCAYAAEIAATATELIETNETAKELAGATLGGERPREPVVLETVLAEVVADLRDQYPESAIAVTDRTDSGPTVAAADSRLRTVLEEVIDNAVRHTDERRPKIEVDVVATETDVAIRVTDDGPGIPEPERTGIFNDEPITQLDHGNGLGLWLVGLVLEEYGGDLEYESTADGTGGGSCVTVRVPRAPDERDDRVDGDADAGDERQEQN